In Paenibacillus sp. FSL R7-0345, a single window of DNA contains:
- a CDS encoding amino acid permease, translating into MKTKSATTKSLGKTVTSFEALAIVVGMIIGSGIFLKPGIVLSNAGTPWMSILAWGVGGIITLASALTVAEIAAAIPKSGGLYTYLGELYGGVFGYLLGWVQAVISYPASVAALAIAFATYSGYFVPLNGWQQKLLAVAILAFILTMNVIATRFGGIIQTVATVGKLIPVAGIIGVGLFSNLAPGFDGISVPAAGAGFGAAVLGTLWAYDGWISVTNMAGEIKNPAKTLPKVISFGVIFVIAVYVLFNVAVFKALPYEQIISSPTPGADAAEALFGNGGGAFITAGIIISVLGALNGYLMTAARVPQAMGEKQQIPFSRVLSSIHPKFQTPANALIFQSLLAVIYIFSGTFNTLTDLLVFVLWIFFTMGVFGVFLLRKKMPPVQGRYRVPLYPVTPMIGVAGGLYILGSTIVSDPLRSLIGIGITLAGLPVYYLLSRKKHN; encoded by the coding sequence ATGAAGACAAAGAGTGCAACAACCAAATCGCTGGGGAAAACAGTAACCTCCTTTGAAGCCCTGGCTATTGTGGTCGGGATGATTATCGGGTCGGGAATCTTTTTGAAGCCGGGGATTGTGCTAAGCAATGCGGGAACGCCGTGGATGAGTATTCTAGCCTGGGGAGTGGGCGGGATTATTACGCTGGCGTCAGCGCTGACCGTGGCGGAGATTGCTGCAGCGATTCCTAAATCCGGCGGATTATATACATATCTGGGTGAGCTGTACGGCGGCGTATTCGGCTATCTGCTGGGCTGGGTGCAGGCAGTGATCTCTTATCCGGCGTCTGTAGCGGCGCTGGCAATTGCTTTTGCCACGTATTCAGGATACTTTGTGCCGCTGAACGGCTGGCAGCAGAAGCTGCTTGCGGTTGCGATACTTGCGTTCATCCTCACTATGAATGTCATAGCCACCAGATTCGGCGGTATCATCCAGACGGTTGCGACGGTGGGCAAGCTGATTCCCGTTGCTGGAATTATCGGTGTAGGCCTCTTCTCGAATCTGGCACCCGGCTTTGACGGCATCAGTGTACCGGCAGCGGGAGCAGGCTTCGGAGCGGCAGTTCTGGGTACGCTATGGGCTTATGACGGCTGGATCAGCGTGACTAACATGGCAGGTGAAATTAAAAATCCGGCCAAAACGCTGCCAAAGGTCATCTCTTTTGGAGTTATTTTTGTGATTGCTGTGTATGTGCTGTTTAATGTGGCTGTGTTCAAAGCGCTGCCTTATGAGCAGATTATCAGTTCCCCGACTCCGGGTGCGGACGCGGCAGAAGCGTTGTTCGGCAACGGCGGCGGAGCTTTTATTACGGCAGGGATTATTATATCCGTGCTTGGTGCGCTGAACGGCTATCTGATGACAGCTGCGCGGGTACCGCAGGCGATGGGGGAGAAGCAGCAGATTCCATTTTCGCGGGTGCTGAGCAGCATTCATCCGAAGTTTCAGACTCCGGCGAATGCACTTATTTTTCAGAGTTTGCTGGCGGTAATCTACATTTTCTCGGGAACGTTTAATACGCTGACGGATCTGCTCGTGTTTGTATTGTGGATCTTTTTTACAATGGGTGTGTTTGGTGTCTTTCTGTTGCGCAAAAAAATGCCGCCCGTGCAGGGGCGCTATCGTGTACCGCTGTATCCGGTTACCCCGATGATCGGTGTGGCAGGCGGACTCTACATTCTGGGCAGCACGATTGTCAGTGACCCGCTGCGTTCGTTGATTGGGATCGGGATTACACTCGCCGGATTGCCGGTGTATTATCTTTTGTCGCGTAAAAAACATAACTAA